A genomic segment from Sparus aurata chromosome 20, fSpaAur1.1, whole genome shotgun sequence encodes:
- the rab40b gene encoding ras-related protein Rab-40B gives MSHRTSPARAHDFLLKFLLVGDSDVGKGEILASLQDGASESPYGYNTGIDYKTTTILLDGRRVKLQLWDTSGQGRFCTIFRSYSRGAQGVILVYDITNRWSFDGIDRWIKEIDEHAPGVPKILVGNRLHLAYKRQVTTEQAQVYAEKLGVTFFEVSPLCNFNITESFTELARIVLLRHGMERLWRPNKVLSLQDLCCRSIVSCTPVHLVDKLPLPLALKSHLKSFSMANGLNARMMHGRSYSVTANAAAHHAATKRTGGALLKKPKLIRPPLSPSAQSCRNSCKIS, from the exons ATGAGCCACAGAACCAGCCCGGCCCGGGCGCACGACTTCCTGCTCAAGTTCCTGCTGGTGGGAGACAGCGACGTCGGAAAGGGCGAGATTCTGGCGAGCCTGCAGGACGGAGCATCCGAGTCTCCGTACGGGTACAACACGG GGATCGACTACAAGACGACCACCATCCTGCTGGACGGGAGGAGAGTCAAGCTGCAGCTCTG GGACACGTCGGGTCAGGGTCGATTCTGCACCATCTTCAGATCTTACTCCAGAGGAGCACAG GGAGTGATTCTGGTGTACGACATCACCAACCGCTGGTCGTTTGATGGAATCGACAGGTGGATCAAAGAGATAGACGAG CATGCCCCGGGGGTGCCCAAGATCCTGGTGGGGAACCGTCTCCACCTGGCCTACAAGCGTCAGGTGACCACCGAGCAGGCGCAGGTGTACGCGGAGAAGCTGGGCGTCACCTTCTTCGAGGTCAGCCCGCTGTGCAACTTCAACATCACCGAGTCGTTCACGGAGCTCGCTCGCATCGTCCTGCTGAGGCACGGCATGGAGCGGCTGTGGAGACCCAACAAAG tgttGAGTCTTCAGGACCTCTGCTGTCGCTCCATCGTCTCGTGCACTCCGGTCCACCTGGTTGATAAGCTCCCCCTCCCGCTGGCTCTGAAGTCCCACCtgaagtccttctccatggccaaCGGCCTCAACGCTCGCATGATGCACGGACGCTCCTACTCTGTCACCGCCAACGCCGCCGCTCACCACGCCGCCACCAAGAGGACCGGAGGGGCACTGCTGAAAAAACCCAAACTGATCCGGCCGCCTCTGAGCCCGTctgcacagagctgcaggaaCAGCTGTAAGATATCCTAA
- the cox11 gene encoding cytochrome c oxidase assembly protein COX11, mitochondrial: protein MLLPLLVRQSLCCPHVQLTRCVRTLRCDAARTLRSQTEHFLQRRLPLRSHTQSRGIKSRNRKSKSQEEDWKNKNKTVLTYIAAAGVGMIGLSYAAVPLYRLYCQASGLGGMAVAGHDAEQVETMEPVKERVIKITFNADRHASMQWNFRPQQTEIFVVPGETALAFYRARNPTDKAITGISTYNVVPFDAGQYFNKIQCFCFEEQRLNPHEEVDMPVFFYIDPEFDEDPRMARVDTITLSYTFFEAKEGQKLPVPGYSYN, encoded by the exons ATGCTGCTCCCTCTCCTGGTGCGTCAGTCCCTCTGCTGCCCTCACGTGCAGTTAACACGATGTGTCCGGACGCTTCGCTGCGATGCTGCGAGGACGCTGCGCTCTCAGACTGAGCACTTCCTGCAGCGGAGGCTTCCCCTGCGTTCCCACACTCAGAGCCGAGGCATCAAGAGCCGCAACAGGAAGTCCAAGAGCCAAGAGGAGGACtggaagaacaagaacaagacgGTGCTGACATACATCGCCGCCGCCGGGGTGGGGATGATCGGCCTGTCGTACGCCGCGGTGCCGCTCTACAGGCTCTACTGTCAG GCGTCGGGGCTCGGCGGCATGGCGGTGGCCGGCCACGACGCAGAGCAGGTGGAGACGATGGAGCCGGTGAAGGAACGCGTCATCAAGATCACCTTCAACGCAGATCGACACGCCAGCATGCAGTGGAACTTCAGACCTCAGCAGACGGAGATCTTT gTGGTTCCAGGTGAGACGGCGCTGGCTTTCTACAGAGCGAGGAACCCCACAGATAAAGCCATCACTGGCATCTCCACCTACAACGTGGTTCCCTTCGATGCGGGACAGTACTTCAACAAGATCCAG TGTTTCTGCTTCGAGGAGCAGCGTCTGAACCCTCACGAGGAGGTCGACATGCCCGTCTTCTTCTACATCGACCCGGAGTTCGACGAGGACCCCAGGATGGCCCGAGTGGACACCATCACTCTGTCCTACACCTTCTTCGAGGCCAAGGAGGGTCAGAAACTACCTGTGCCAGGATACAGCTACAACTGA
- the LOC115571487 gene encoding chromobox protein homolog 2-like, with amino-acid sequence MEGVTVGQVFDAECILSKRPRKGKFEYLVKWRGWSSKHNSWEPEENILDPRLLAAFHKREQERELLFQKKGKRPRGRPRKIQPPAPAATKDSRSSSSSSSGLSSSPSSSSSEDEDHSKKAKPGPRVHPVPQKRPQMVLAKPDPPRKKKRGRKPLHPDLRALRQVKSRPPPPSPSPPPPPPPPPPRHHQVLRQPREEPRPGVKKPLQPASFTYTGLSRSCRDEAASASQTSTSSFSQTAASKSGSLSCIWTSRSMSSSSGSSSYNKTGPSSQSKHSVSELKRSISESGGSRGDGFKASPLKHGGGSGSLGLQGGFSGSQTVQRSPLGLRRQEGVGGQAGLGQHKQQNLSKPSSSPTPRERANQALSLRALNLQSVSNTSSAGVLASRSSLRSGGSMVVKGAMGIMKETRTSAGGQRPGGAAGGAAEQGRFREDRKEMLSGGRHEERKHGLSSQSRSLNELSTGDSDESSSSESEHGAALYPNNSRPSLGNDATESDTETDWRPARSLLEHVFVTDVTANFITVTVKESPTSVGFFNSRNH; translated from the exons ATGGAGGGGGTCACGGTCGGCCAGGTATTTGATGCGGAATGCATCCTCAGCAAGCGGCCGAGGAAG GGCAAGTTTGAGTATCTGGTGAAGTGGAGAGGGTGGTCGTCTAA GCACAACAGCTGGGAGCCGGAGGAGAACATCTTGGACCCGCGGCTGCTGGCAGCGTTTCacaagag agagcaggagagggagctCCTGTTCcagaagaaaggaaagaggCCGCGAGGACGACCGCGGAAGATTCAG CCGCCTGCTCCTGCTGCTACTAAAGACagccgctcctcctcctcctcctcctccggccTCTCAtcatccccctcctcctcctcctcagaggatgaagatCACTCAAAGAAAGCCAAGCCCGGGCCCCGGGTCCACCCCGTCCCCCAGAAGAGGCCTCAGATGGTGCTGGCAAAACCAGATCCTCCACGCAAGAAGAAGCGCGGGAGGAAGCCGCTCCACCCTGACCTGAGGGCTTTAAGACAGGTGAAGAGCAgacctcctccaccttctccttctcctcctcctccacctccacctccacctcctcgccATCACCAGGTGCTCAGACAGCCCAGGGAGGAGCCTCGGCCCGGGGTGAAGAAACCTCTGCAGCCAGCCAGCTTCACCTACACCGGGCTGAGCCGGAGCTGCAGGGACGAAGCTGCCTCCGCCTCCCAGACCTCCACCAGCTCCTTCTCCCAGACAGCTGCCTCCAAGTCCGGATCGCTCAGCTGCATCTGGACCAGTCGCTCCATGTCTTCATCCTCCGGCTCCTCCTCCTACAACAAAACCGGTCCGTCCTCTCAGAGTAAGCACTCTGTGTCCGAGCTGAAGCGCTCCATCTCAGAGAGCGGCGGCAGCAGAGGAGACGGCTTCAAGGCGTCTCCTCTGAAACATGGCGGAGGTTCGGGGTCGTTGGGTCTGCAGGGCGGCTTCAGTGGAAGTCAGACTGTCCAGCGCTCCCCGCTGGGcctgaggagacaggagggcGTCGGAGGTCAGGCTGGGTTGGGTCAACACAAGCAGCAGAACCTCTCCAAACCATCGTCCTCACCGACGCCTCGAGAACGAGCCAATCAGGCTCTCAGCCTTCGAGCGCTCAACCTGCAGAGCGTCAGCAACACGAGCAGCGCTGGAGTGCTAGCGTCCAGGTCGAGCTTAAGGAGCGGCGGCAGCATGGTAGTTAAAGGAGCGATGGGAATCATGAAGGAGACCCGAACATCAGCAGGGGGGCAGCGCCCCGGCGGGGCAGCAGGAGGCGCCGCAGAGCAGGGGAGGTTCAgagaggacaggaaggagaTGTTGTCTGGCGGGAGGCACGAGGAGAGGAAACACGGGCTCAGCTCTCAGAGCCGGAGTCTGAACGAGCTCAGCACCGGCGACTCTGacgagagcagcagcagcgagtcAGAGCACGGCGCCGCTCTGTATCCAAACAACAGCAGGCCCAGCCTCGGCAACGACGCCACGGAGTCTGACACGGAAACGGACTGGCGGCCGGCCCGGAGCCTCCTGGAGCACGTGTTCGTCACCGACGTCACTGCCAACTTCATCACGGTGACGGTGAAGGAGTCGCCGACCAGCGTGGGGTTCTTCAACTCGCGGAATCACTGA